One region of Triticum aestivum cultivar Chinese Spring chromosome 6B, IWGSC CS RefSeq v2.1, whole genome shotgun sequence genomic DNA includes:
- the LOC123137583 gene encoding putative GEM-like protein 8, whose protein sequence is MEGATNQDHVIGIPVNSTAYGIEEPDFPEVEEAITPPDHGGFVSGSFQSINNNDGDSNGSTATDRDQTSQVRRKRGKIAQGIKEHVTLGPKLSETVKGKLTLGARILQAGGVEKVFRQWFSVDKNERLVRASQCYLSTTAGPIAGMLFVSTERVAFRSDRSLAVAAPDGAKLRVPYKVTIPLRKVRRAVPTENKHKPEQRYIEVLTNDGFEFWFMGFVSYHRSLQHLEQAIAQARR, encoded by the exons ATGGAGGGGGCAACGAATCAGGATCATGTGATTGGGATCCCGGTCAACAGCACGGCCTACGGCATAGAGGAGCCCGACTTCCCGGAGGTGGAGGAGGCGATCACCCCCCCTGATCATGGCGGCTTCGTCTCCGGTTCCTTCCAATCCATCAACAACAACGACGGCGATTCCAACGGCTCGACGGCGACCGATCGCGACCAGACGAGCCAAGTTCGCAGGAAGAGGGGAAAGATCGCCCAGGGCATCAAAGAACACG TGACTCTGGGGCCAAAGCTGTCGGAGACGGTCAAGGGGAAGCTCACGCTGGGCGCCAGGATCCTCCAGGCCGGCGGCGTCGAGAAGGTGTTCCGGCAGTGGTTCTCCGTGGACAAGAACGAGCGGCTGGTCAGGGCGTCGCAGTGCTACCTGTCCACCACGGCGGGGCCGATCGCCGGGATGCTCTTCGTGTCCACGGAGCGCGTCGCCTTCCGCAGCGACCGCTCGCTGGCGGTGGCCGCCCCCGACGGCGCCAAGCTCCGCGTGCCGTACAAGGTGACGATACCGCTGCGCAAGGTGAGGCGCGCCGTGCCCACCGAGAACAAGCACAAGCCGGAGCAGCGCTACATCGAGGTGCTCACCAACGACGGCTTCGAGTTCTGGTTCATGGGCTTCGTCAGCTACCACAGGTCGCTGCAGCACCTGGAGCAGGCCATCGCGCAGGCACGGCGATGA